From the genome of Streptomyces sp. NBC_01341, one region includes:
- the lnt gene encoding apolipoprotein N-acyltransferase has product MSATITTAEPPPAPVSRSRRLWPRLVRPAAAVLSGALLYASFPPRPLWWLVLPGFALLGWVLTARRPRAAFGLGLLTGLGFMLPLLHWTGEEVGPVPWLALAFAEALFIAAGCVGISAVSRLPCAPVWGAAVWTLDEALRARVPFGGFPWGKIAFGQADGAFLPLAALGGTPLLSFAVVLCGFGLLDAARQVRRYRATGTVPRAAVVAAAAAVAAPVAAALATLPLVNDSPEDGTATVAAIQGNVPRLGLDFNAQRRAVLDNHAARTEQLARDVKAGKVPQPDLVLWPENSSDLDPYRNPDARQVIDDAVRAIGAPTVVGTVVTPDTGPLRNTLIQWDPKSGPVATYDKRHIQPFGEYMPMRSFVRLFSKDVDRVQRDFGPGTKVGVFDLAGTKVGLVTCYEAAFDDAVRDTVEHGGRLIAVPSNNATFGRSEMTYQQLAMSQVRAVEHGRSVVVPVTSGVSAVIRPDGTIVKKTKMFTPDALVDEVPLRSSLTPATRMGTLPEGVLALLAVAGLGWAVVRSVRTRTARKDAPAGRENAGAAT; this is encoded by the coding sequence AGCAGGAGGCTGTGGCCGCGGCTCGTCCGGCCGGCCGCTGCCGTGCTGTCCGGTGCGCTGCTCTACGCGAGCTTCCCGCCGCGGCCCCTCTGGTGGCTGGTACTGCCCGGCTTCGCCCTGCTGGGATGGGTCCTGACCGCGCGCAGACCGCGCGCCGCGTTCGGACTCGGTCTCCTCACGGGACTGGGCTTCATGCTGCCCCTTCTGCACTGGACGGGTGAGGAGGTCGGCCCCGTCCCGTGGCTCGCGCTCGCGTTCGCCGAGGCGCTGTTCATCGCCGCCGGCTGCGTGGGGATCAGCGCGGTCTCCCGGCTGCCCTGCGCCCCGGTGTGGGGAGCCGCCGTCTGGACCCTGGACGAGGCGCTCCGGGCGCGGGTCCCGTTCGGGGGCTTCCCCTGGGGCAAGATCGCCTTCGGCCAGGCCGACGGCGCGTTCCTGCCGCTCGCCGCTCTGGGCGGCACCCCCCTGCTGTCCTTCGCCGTCGTGCTGTGCGGCTTCGGGCTGCTCGATGCCGCCCGCCAGGTACGCCGGTACCGTGCCACCGGCACCGTGCCCCGCGCCGCGGTGGTGGCCGCGGCGGCCGCCGTCGCGGCTCCTGTCGCCGCCGCGCTCGCCACGCTCCCGCTCGTAAACGACTCGCCCGAGGACGGCACGGCCACGGTCGCCGCGATCCAGGGCAACGTGCCGAGACTGGGGCTCGACTTCAACGCGCAGCGCCGTGCGGTCCTCGACAACCACGCCGCCCGGACGGAGCAGCTCGCCCGCGACGTGAAGGCGGGCAAGGTGCCGCAGCCCGACCTCGTCCTCTGGCCCGAGAACTCCTCCGACCTCGACCCGTACCGCAACCCCGACGCCCGCCAGGTCATCGACGATGCCGTACGGGCCATCGGCGCCCCCACGGTCGTCGGCACGGTCGTCACGCCGGACACCGGTCCGCTCCGCAACACCCTGATCCAGTGGGACCCGAAAAGCGGTCCCGTCGCCACCTACGACAAGCGGCACATCCAGCCGTTCGGCGAGTACATGCCGATGCGGTCCTTCGTGCGCCTCTTCAGCAAGGACGTCGACCGGGTGCAGCGGGACTTCGGCCCCGGCACGAAGGTCGGGGTGTTCGACCTGGCGGGCACCAAGGTGGGGCTCGTGACCTGCTACGAGGCCGCGTTCGACGACGCCGTGCGGGACACCGTCGAGCACGGTGGCCGGCTCATCGCCGTACCGAGCAACAACGCGACCTTCGGACGCAGCGAGATGACCTACCAGCAGCTCGCGATGAGCCAGGTTCGGGCGGTCGAGCACGGCCGGTCCGTCGTCGTGCCGGTCACCAGTGGCGTGAGCGCCGTGATCCGGCCGGACGGCACCATCGTGAAGAAGACGAAGATGTTCACCCCGGACGCCCTGGTCGACGAGGTGCCCCTGCGTTCCTCGCTCACACCGGCCACCCGGATGGGGACACTCCCGGAGGGCGTCCTCGCGCTCCTCGCCGTCGCCGGCCTCGGCTGGGCCGTGGTCCGCTCCGTGCGCACGAGGACGGCCCGGAAGGACGCCCCGGCCGGCCGGGAGAACGCGGGAGCGGCCACGTAG
- a CDS encoding NUDIX hydrolase produces the protein MATPDFIRDIRATAGHQLLLLPGVTAVVFDDDGRVLLGRRSDTGNWSVVGGICEPGEEPAATAEREVYEETAVRCVAERVVLTQALKPVQYANGDRCQYLDVTFRCRAVGGEARVNDDESLEVAWFDVDALPPLNEFSLFRIKQSLTDGPTWFEPTPAA, from the coding sequence ATGGCTACTCCAGACTTCATCCGTGACATCCGTGCGACCGCAGGCCACCAACTGCTCCTGCTGCCCGGAGTCACCGCCGTCGTCTTCGACGACGACGGCAGGGTGCTGCTCGGCCGGCGGTCCGACACGGGCAACTGGTCGGTCGTCGGCGGAATCTGCGAGCCCGGCGAGGAGCCCGCGGCGACGGCGGAGCGCGAGGTGTACGAGGAGACGGCCGTGCGCTGCGTCGCGGAACGGGTGGTGCTCACCCAGGCCCTCAAGCCCGTGCAGTACGCCAACGGCGACCGCTGCCAGTACCTCGACGTCACCTTCCGCTGCCGTGCCGTCGGAGGAGAGGCGCGCGTGAACGACGACGAGTCGCTCGAAGTCGCCTGGTTCGACGTGGACGCGCTGCCGCCGCTGAACGAGTTCTCGCTGTTCCGTATCAAGCAGTCCCTGACGGACGGCCCCACCTGGTTCGAGCCGACCCCCGCGGCCTGA